Genomic segment of Pogona vitticeps strain Pit_001003342236 chromosome 15, PviZW2.1, whole genome shotgun sequence:
AAACATGAATCTTCTCTAAGGGAGGGCACGCCACATCCTGGGAGCCGCCACGAAGAAGGCCCCATCTCAGGATCCCATCAAATGTCCCTGCGAAGGCCCTGGGACCCCAAGGAGGCCTTCCTCGGAAGAGCTTAAGGACTGGGAAGGCCAGTGTGGGGAGGAGCAATCCTTCCGACAGCCCAGACCCAAACTGTCCAGGACTTGATAGGTGAGGATCtcttgttacgtgccatcaaggcCCCTCCTTCATAAGACCATCATCATTCCTGCCATTACCAGCTCTACGCTGCTCTTGCAAGCCCAACACTGTGgccttaatggactattttttaaaacaaacgtTCCAGTCTTCGCACCGGGCAGGCCAACAGGATCTGGCCTGGTTCTCGTTAGGGATCTGGATTTCGACCCGCTTCTCCCCTTCGATTCCAGGGCTCACCAGAACGTCCGCGCGGCTTTTGGTGAACATCATAAAGATCTCCACAATGTCCTCCTTCGTCCGGGTCCTTTTAAAGTCCCGCTGCACCGCTCCCCCCTCGATCTGCAAAGAGAAGGTCGGGAGGCCAGGCTCAGAGATACGGAGGGATCGCGGGAGGCCGCCGGGCGGGCGGGAGGGCCACATAATGCGCGCAGGCGATTCAGACGGGGCTGTCCGTCGGCCCGACTCCTCTCCTCCCCTGTCCGGCTGGCTACTCACCGTGATGCCCTCGATGCGGAAGCCAAGGGTGGCGCTGGAGCTGATCCCCTCCCGCCACTGCATGTAGCGGGGCTTGGTGACAGCGGCCTGGGAGTGCTCCTGGGCCGTGGGGGCCAGCGGGTCCACCTTGACCATCTTCTGGTACAGGTCCCGGCGCGCCACTGGCCGCTGATGCGCCTTGCACAGCTCCTCCTCCAGGTAggtcctggaggggggggggaagggcatcCGAAGGGGCAACAAGAGGGAAAGGCTGTTAAAGAGGGGAGTGCCGGGCCCCCAAAACTCCCAGGTGTCCCAGTTAGGAGCACGTGGTACAATATATGGAGGGACACCTTCCCATTTCTTCCTGCTGTCATTATTGCTATTCCCTGCTGTCAACTCCCTTCCAAATTTTGGCAAGCCTTGTCGTGCGAGataaagaccaagatcatctacactcCTGTACGTATTTcaaatcactatgtatgggtggaGAAAGCTGGAAAGTTAATAAAGACGACAGGAGAAAaaacaactgatttgtttgaaatgctggaggagagctctctGGAAGCCCTTGACTGCCGGAAAGACCGACAAGGGGGTCTTAGATAAAATCAACCTTAACTATCGCTGGaggaaaaatgttgaagctgaggctctccaaccttgggcacctcatgagaaggcaagattctctggaaaagaccatcatgatgggaaaggtgggaaagggagcgggaaaagaggaaggccaaatgcaagatggactaACTCACATGGGAACCCTCCACATAGCCATGGTCGGATGCAAAACATATGCCTCggctgcttttctcttttttctgccAACCACCTTGCCTGGTTTCTACTTGCTTGCCTTGAACTCAGGTGAGTAGTGAGCACACCTGCCCTTTTCTGCGTTGGAGAGTCCCCCCCACACCctggaggagatgctgagagTGATGCACACCCAAATTTCGTGGTGAAACTGGCGGCTCAAAACAATGCACGGGGAGACCAAGGCAACCCACAGAAAAGTCCAGAATGTGGGCAGCCGGAACCCAGCTAGCCGTGGCCCTTTATCAGCTCAACGAGGAGCAGGCATTTGGTAAAGCTAACGGCTTCTAACTGCCCATTCAAGAGCAAGGCATGCCAAAAGCCACTCAGCCTGGGACCTAGGAGAAGTCACAACAGCATATtgtatctgggggggggggggaatcatcctcCCTGCCCCGCAAGAGCGAATGTGAGGATTTCAGCTCAGctccaaagggggaggggacGAAGGACCTCCTCGCCGGGGCTATGGGGGAAATGGGAGCCCAGCCTCCACTCTAAGGCAGGATGAGGCCCTGACCTTGTGCCCATCTTGCAGTCCATGATGCTGGGCAAGTCGAGGCCGCGCAGCAAGTCGTCCATCTGGATATAGCGCTCCCCACCCATCTCCACCACGCCGTGGTAGGCCGGCACAAAGGGGCGCAGGGCGTCGGTCATCAGCTGGGCCAGACAGGTGTCTTCCACCGCGCTGAActtcttcaggatctgtcccctTTCACTGGGCTTGAAATTAcctggggaggaaagggaagggaagggaagggggggccgACTGTTGGAAGGGGCTCATCCAGCACACGGGGAAAGGGAGGCCACGGCAAGCTTCGGCTCCCTTGCTAAGAGAAGAGCCGCTCAGCCTTGCCTGGAAGCCCAGCAGTGGCTGGATGGGAAGAAGGAaatgcactctgtacatgctcagaggcaaGTCCTTTGGGATGGGTTCCCTCCCCGTGGCTTGAAAGAGGCCCCAGTTTCTGATCTCCAAAGAGGCAGGACAAGaactcacacacacccccggggCTCCTCTGGAAACGGCTGGGGCTTCTCctgctccccctcctccccaagtCCCAGCTCTGCGTTCCATCCCGGCATCCATAGTGAGAAATGGGGATATCCCAGCACTGTCCCTCTACCACGACCCCCACAAGCCAGAGGCCACTGCAAAAGGCAGGCCACTACATTGGGCAACGAAGCGTCAGCAGCTGTCTTGCTGCCAGGAGCATGCTTTTTGCAAAGCCACAGCTCTTAATTGCCTTTTCAAGACCAAGCCCCTCCAcctactttgcattacaacagaaaTAGGGCACAACAGTGGATCCTTGATGCCAAAATCCACCCCATTCCTCCTACCCAGGCAGGCTGTGCTGAAAACTGCAGCTTAGCTCCGGTGGACTGGAagggcggggggtgggtggggggcaaatGATGCTACTGATCCCGTGACCCAAAACAGCCCCAGTGTGCGGGCCCCGTAAGCCCTGGCCCCACTAGGCCCCACTATCTCTTGGCGGGTGTTTCGCACTCGAACCTTGGTGGCCGGCCAGCTGCACCCAAGAGCTGCGTCTCCGCAGGGACCAGTGGACCATCGTGAAGAAAGTCTTCCAGGACTTGGTCTAGGAGAAAAGCAGGACCAGAAGGGTtagaagatttggggggggggggcgggaagcagCTGCAATGGAAGAAGCAGCACAGCCCCCCCTTCCCAAAAGTTCGTAATTCCAAACTTTAAAAGACACAATGAACAGAGGTGAAATGGCTCCTAATCCGAGGTGATTTAATTGTGGGCGTCTTCCACAGGGAGAGGTTGATCTAAATGATCCTTGGGGGTCCCTGCCAGCTTCCGGGTTCTACGTACAGTCTTTAGGGTTCAGGATTCTGGCTGGCCTCCCCAGGGCTGAAAGGGGAGCACcgagcgagcgagtgagcgagcgagctTTGCGCTGATCGGCCCTTTTCTCTTCTACTCCACAGGCCAAAGGTCTGCCTTTCTGTCCAGCCTGGCCACGTGGCCtcctttttctgcaccatcctctCTCCCAGCAGCTgcgttttgctttgttctctttgattTCATACCTTCTTTCACCAAAACCCCTCTGGGTTGTGACAGATGCCTATATCAGCTCCGAATCCCGAGATCCTTTGGGAACAAGCGCCCCCAGTGAGTGCGTGCTTTCTCCTGAGCAaccctccctttcctctcctctccctctggaCCCAATCCGCAGATTTACTTTCCCGGACTAGAACCCGGGCCAGCCTGACTGGGGGAAAGTCAAGGAGTTTTAGGCCAAAAGGATCCACATTTTGAAGCGTTCGCTGGCTGGGAAAGGGGACTCTCCATCCTCAGAGCAATTCGTCTTCAAACTCCCCTCAGGTTTAAATAGCTCAGATTTATCGTAATATAGCTGGATCACCCTCTATAAAGTAGGAgatgcctgcccccccccataagGAGGCCCCAAGGAAAGCCGCTCCAGATTTGTACATGAGGACCGGAGCCTTGGGGTCCGGAGAGAGCAGGAGGGGCGCCAAAGGAGGGGTTTCTTTCTCCCTGAGCGCCACACACCCAAAAAACgtgcattttattttttggaggtAGGGGCCCAGGAGGCAGCCtggctctttcccttccccctcgCAACCCTTTTGTCAGGCCATTCACCAGCCTCTGTCACTACAAGAAAGGGAAGCCGCAATTCAAATGCAAGAAGCCTCAAGAGGAGGTGCTGAAAAGCGGAAGGAAAGGCTTTGCCAAATTGGGGGGAGGCGTTAAGGGGAGGGAACAACAGGCttagcaacgggggggggggggagggcaggcagGACCCAAGCttgccagagcttgaaaaaggtacgttctctctctctctctctctctctctctctctctctctcacacacacacacacacacacacacacacaaaaagagccAATTCCCTACTTTCTCTGGAACTTACAgtcccaaggaaaaaaaataacctttCTGGGCACTACCTCCTGCAAAACTATTGTTCCCACTGGCCATGCGCTGCTGGTACAGCTCGACCTTGCTGCGCATGCTGGAGGTTCCAGGGCACAGCTGCAGCCGCGGTCTGCTGTCAAAAGAGCAGCTGATGATGATGCAGAAGTAGCAAGGAGGCCCCTGCAAAACAAATCCAGGggggccatttcccccccccatccgccGTCCGGTCTGTGTGCAACGTCCTAGCCGGTCAGAAGGCAAATGCACCGTTTCCTGCGAGTgttttcctcctccagcagcagaggATTGAATTGCCTTGCGCACAAGCACACGCCTTGGCGAGACGCGAAGCCCAAGGCCTGGGCAGCCCTCTTGGTTGCCATACGCTGGGGGTGGCGTGTTCAGGGCGGCCGTGGGTGTCCTGGGAAGACGTTCGGTCTCCTGGCAGCGAGGGCAAACAAGGCTCCCAGGAGAAAAATGGGGCGGTGGGGCCATTTCAGCGATCACCCCCCTAGCCAGGCTGCTCACGGGAGTCCAAACGTACAGGTAGCTGGACTGATCCAGTATACCAATACACCAGTTCTAGCCCATCCCATCTCCAACAGAACCAGATATTTTGTAAGGGGTCTTGTGTACCAGACAAAGCCCCACCTCATCCATTGCattgcattttctttgttttttgtgtgtgctgtttGATCCCTTTCTGACTTCTGCTATAAATTAATGAATTAACAGCCCTTGTTAGCACGAGGCCATGGCTTCGTtcaaggagtcaatccatctcacatttcagtcgtcctcttttcctgctcttcaACGTGGTTGTCCTTTCCGGCAAGCCTTGCCTTCTCAGGAGATGATCAAGGCATCACAGCTTCAGTTTTGTTGTTTCAGCTTCTCTAGTGAGGCAACACACACAGCTCCCAGCAAACAGCTTCGGCTGAAAAAAGCTCACCCCCCCCAACAGCTGCCTCTTCCTCTCACCTCAGAGGGAACCAGGAAGCCTCGCAAGGAGTGGGTGAGAAACCATCCacgctcaattaaaaaaaaaaccacagctacTTCAAAGTGGAAACCACTGTCACGGCAACAATGAGGGTTAACATATAATAAGCCACGTGGAGTGGAAATTGCAGCAGTATATGCTCTGAAGGTTCCTTCAAGCAACACATGACAAggcacaattttaattttttcccctgggTCAGCATGTGAGGGGCAGAGACAGAAGTTAAGTCCAAACTATACATTTCTAGCTTCTTCCCTCAGGATAAGCAGAAGTCATCACCTGAAAACCATGTGCAGGAAATATatacccccccctccccaaatcttgTGCTATCTACAAACATTTCGGCTTTAATTTATCTGCTCATCGCAACAAGAACAGATCCAACGAACCGGTGGGAATAGTATAGGAAATAGACCCTT
This window contains:
- the LOC110071116 gene encoding inositol-trisphosphate 3-kinase B isoform X3; this encodes MAPLDLFCRGLLATSASSSAALLTADRGCSCALEPPACAARSSCTSSAWPVGTIVLQETKSWKTFFTMVHWSLRRRSSWVQLAGHQGNFKPSERGQILKKFSAVEDTCLAQLMTDALRPFVPAYHGVVEMGGERYIQMDDLLRGLDLPSIMDCKMGTRTYLEEELCKAHQRPVARRDLYQKMVKVDPLAPTAQEHSQAAVTKPRYMQWREGISSSATLGFRIEGITIEGGAVQRDFKRTRTKEDIVEIFMMFTKSRADVLSAYLARLESMRQALDESTFFKTHEVIGSSLLFLHDRKGQASIWMIDFGKTLPTPGDVRLHHDVAWAQGNHEDGYLVGLQHLIDTVGATLHRAAQGQESAPALP